Proteins from a genomic interval of Mycolicibacterium grossiae:
- a CDS encoding helix-turn-helix domain-containing protein, translating into MADRSADLASFLRARRAAVTPREAGLVPGDGRRVRGLRREELALLSGLSTDYYRRLEQGRERRPSVQVLRALARALQLDAHATAYLVSLVHPAPFALPTHGTAVSPGVRVLLDSGLRVPALVVDPALNILAINALGQAMYSGFCNTDNIARMVFLDPAAGDFYTEWNQVATQVVGNLRSGLTRFPNDDRVAEVVGEISAASPVFADLWATHHVRPRTSEDKVFHHPHAGELRLHFEALEVADAPDQRLLVYSPPENGPTADAVTLLTSLTTASAPSSR; encoded by the coding sequence TCGGCGGACCTCGCATCGTTTCTGCGGGCGAGGCGTGCAGCGGTGACGCCTCGGGAGGCCGGCCTCGTCCCCGGTGACGGTCGGCGCGTTCGGGGCCTGCGGCGCGAGGAACTCGCCCTTCTCTCCGGGCTGAGCACCGACTACTACCGACGGCTCGAGCAGGGCCGGGAGCGCCGGCCGTCCGTACAGGTGCTTCGTGCGCTCGCCCGCGCGCTGCAGTTGGATGCGCACGCGACTGCCTACCTCGTCTCGCTCGTCCATCCCGCCCCCTTCGCGCTGCCAACTCACGGGACCGCGGTCTCGCCGGGAGTTCGAGTCCTCCTCGACTCCGGCTTGCGGGTCCCGGCCCTCGTCGTCGACCCCGCCCTGAACATCCTCGCGATCAACGCCCTTGGGCAGGCGATGTACAGCGGGTTCTGCAACACGGACAACATCGCGCGCATGGTGTTCCTCGATCCCGCGGCCGGAGACTTCTACACGGAGTGGAACCAGGTAGCCACTCAGGTCGTCGGCAACCTCCGTTCCGGCCTCACCCGATTTCCGAACGACGACCGCGTCGCCGAGGTGGTCGGCGAGATCTCCGCGGCCAGTCCCGTATTCGCCGACCTGTGGGCGACCCACCACGTCCGTCCGCGCACCAGCGAGGACAAGGTGTTCCATCATCCGCACGCCGGTGAGTTACGCCTGCACTTCGAGGCGCTCGAGGTGGCGGATGCGCCCGATCAGCGGCTGCTCGTCTACAGCCCGCCCGAGAACGGGCCGACTGCCGACGCGGTCACTCTGCTGACATCGCTCACGACGGCTTCCGCGCCGTCCTCGCGGTGA
- a CDS encoding aldo/keto reductase gives MVDLPKTIEIAGKAVSRLGFGSMRFTGRGIWGEPEDRDECIAVARRAVDLGVQFIDTADSYGPHVAEEILHEALHPYPDDVLIATKAGLTRNGPDVIDTDSGPKRLGPAAWPPVGRPEYLRQQVLMSLRRLGLDQIDLLQLHRVDPQVPLADQIGELKALQDEGKIRAIGMSQCTVAQLDEARQIADIVSVQSRFNVIDRSAEDMLAVCERDGLAFIPWAPVAQGGLASAHQALADVAQAHQCSVGQVAIAWLLHLSPAMLPIPGTSRRTHLEENLAAAEVRLTPQELAQLSAAGS, from the coding sequence ATGGTGGACCTACCGAAGACGATCGAGATCGCCGGAAAGGCGGTGTCGCGACTGGGTTTCGGATCGATGAGATTCACGGGCCGTGGGATCTGGGGTGAGCCCGAGGACCGCGACGAGTGCATCGCCGTGGCCCGTCGGGCGGTCGACCTCGGCGTGCAGTTCATCGACACCGCGGATTCCTATGGCCCGCACGTCGCCGAGGAAATCCTGCACGAGGCGCTGCATCCGTACCCCGACGACGTCCTGATCGCCACGAAGGCGGGCTTGACCCGAAACGGGCCCGATGTCATCGATACCGACTCCGGGCCGAAACGCCTCGGCCCTGCGGCGTGGCCGCCGGTCGGTCGACCCGAATACCTGCGACAGCAGGTATTGATGAGCCTGCGCCGCTTGGGGCTCGACCAGATCGATCTCCTGCAGCTGCATCGGGTGGATCCCCAAGTGCCGCTGGCAGACCAGATCGGTGAGCTGAAGGCACTTCAGGACGAGGGTAAGATCCGCGCGATCGGCATGTCGCAGTGCACGGTGGCGCAGCTCGACGAGGCGCGGCAGATCGCCGACATCGTCAGTGTCCAGAGTCGGTTCAACGTCATCGACCGGAGCGCCGAGGACATGCTGGCGGTGTGCGAACGCGACGGGCTCGCGTTCATCCCATGGGCGCCGGTGGCCCAAGGCGGGCTCGCCTCAGCACACCAGGCGCTGGCCGACGTCGCCCAAGCACACCAGTGCAGTGTGGGTCAGGTGGCGATCGCCTGGTTGTTGCATCTCTCCCCGGCGATGCTGCCCATTCCCGGTACGTCGCGCCGCACGCATCTCGAGGAGAACCTCGCTGCGGCTGAGGTGCGGCTGACACCGCAAGAACTCGCTCAACTGAGCGCGGCAGGCAGTTGA
- a CDS encoding alpha/beta fold hydrolase, protein MTTSREVDVHHGRAVVDPDDSVRIGYTVVAPPDPTKTVVLLHGAPQTRYEWRKVARPLAAAGYRVIMPDYRGAGASDKPRDGYDKWTMAGDIHTLVREHLGVAEPISLVGHDLGSTLALSYALRYRDDVVSATFMEAPLPGTAYYHWRVAQKSAWQFSFHANPDIAVYLVHGRERWYVNRFFDDLTHQPDAISNDDVDVYARAYEAPGAIRAMCEIYRQLDDDADDNRTALLRHGKLTIPVLASGGAANPLAAHFRAMCEEVAHSVTEHLVPKCGHWVAEEQPEYFTRMFCEFDAAARAASA, encoded by the coding sequence ATGACGACATCGCGCGAGGTCGACGTTCACCACGGGAGAGCCGTGGTCGACCCGGACGACTCGGTACGGATCGGCTACACGGTCGTCGCTCCACCCGACCCCACCAAGACCGTCGTGCTGCTGCACGGCGCCCCGCAAACGCGCTACGAGTGGCGCAAGGTCGCGAGGCCACTCGCCGCCGCCGGCTACCGGGTGATCATGCCCGACTATCGCGGTGCCGGCGCGTCCGACAAACCCCGCGACGGGTACGACAAGTGGACCATGGCCGGTGACATCCACACGTTGGTCCGCGAGCACCTCGGTGTGGCGGAGCCCATCTCCCTCGTCGGCCACGATCTCGGGTCGACGTTGGCGCTGAGTTACGCACTGCGGTACCGCGACGACGTGGTGAGCGCGACGTTCATGGAAGCTCCGCTTCCGGGTACCGCCTACTACCACTGGCGCGTGGCGCAGAAGTCGGCGTGGCAGTTCTCGTTTCACGCCAACCCCGACATCGCCGTCTACCTCGTGCATGGACGTGAACGTTGGTACGTCAACCGGTTCTTCGACGACTTGACCCATCAACCGGATGCCATCTCCAACGACGACGTCGACGTGTACGCCCGCGCGTACGAAGCCCCAGGGGCCATCCGGGCCATGTGCGAGATCTATCGGCAACTCGACGACGACGCCGACGACAATCGCACCGCCCTCCTCCGGCACGGCAAGCTCACGATCCCCGTGCTGGCGTCCGGAGGTGCCGCCAACCCTCTCGCAGCACACTTCCGGGCGATGTGCGAAGAGGTCGCTCATTCGGTGACGGAACACCTGGTCCCGAAGTGCGGCCACTGGGTGGCCGAGGAGCAGCCGGAGTACTTCACCAGGATGTTCTGCGAATTCGACGCCGCCGCTCGGGCCGCCTCCGCATGA
- a CDS encoding HD domain-containing protein, translating to MIIHDPAASSATRDAAAWNLPDSAICTAALALAEDVSPAFLHGHCVRSYLFGRELAAARGLRGGVDYDEETVFLASILHDLGITAYGRGDQRFEVDGADAAARFLRERGCPEDRVRVVWQSIALHTSVGLGHRFGIEHAVCHGGIDLDVVGAQRELLPAGFAERVVAAWPRRDLGYAIAEAIARDIRTNPLKAPPFSFPAHVHQLVNGASAPTFADVVARSGWGDSPRR from the coding sequence ATGATCATCCACGATCCCGCCGCCTCGAGCGCCACCCGTGACGCCGCCGCTTGGAACCTGCCCGACTCCGCGATCTGCACAGCGGCCCTCGCGCTCGCCGAGGACGTCTCGCCGGCCTTCCTGCACGGCCACTGCGTCCGGAGCTACCTGTTCGGACGCGAACTCGCGGCCGCTCGCGGACTGCGGGGCGGGGTCGACTACGACGAGGAGACGGTGTTCCTGGCCTCGATCCTCCACGACCTCGGCATCACTGCGTACGGACGAGGCGACCAGCGATTCGAGGTCGACGGCGCAGATGCGGCCGCGCGATTCCTGCGAGAGCGGGGTTGTCCCGAGGACCGTGTGCGCGTGGTGTGGCAATCGATCGCGTTGCACACCAGCGTCGGGCTCGGACACCGGTTCGGTATCGAACACGCCGTGTGCCACGGCGGCATCGATCTGGACGTCGTCGGTGCGCAGCGCGAACTCCTGCCCGCCGGCTTCGCGGAGCGCGTCGTCGCCGCATGGCCCCGCCGCGACCTGGGGTATGCCATCGCCGAGGCGATCGCCCGGGACATCCGGACCAATCCGCTGAAGGCTCCGCCGTTCTCCTTTCCCGCGCACGTTCACCAGCTGGTCAACGGCGCATCGGCACCCACATTCGCCGACGTGGTGGCCCGCTCGGGCTGGGGTGATTCACCCCGCCGCTGA
- a CDS encoding DUF732 domain-containing protein, with product MIRRRALMVCVAALGCLVAGTPVASAKPAPEVEYTYDVLVRRHFDFPGNDALGYGYRICDAVAHAVPYAALLERIKADVSPNDEQSANYVVSNAVDILCPAQAWALRNSAAGYRPPPA from the coding sequence ATGATCCGTCGCAGAGCGCTCATGGTGTGCGTCGCCGCCCTCGGCTGCCTGGTGGCGGGTACGCCGGTGGCCTCGGCGAAGCCGGCGCCGGAGGTCGAGTACACCTACGACGTCCTCGTGCGTCGGCACTTCGACTTCCCCGGCAACGACGCGCTCGGCTACGGGTATCGCATCTGTGACGCCGTGGCGCACGCCGTGCCCTACGCCGCGCTGCTGGAGAGGATCAAGGCCGACGTGTCGCCCAACGACGAGCAGTCGGCCAATTACGTCGTGTCGAACGCGGTCGACATCCTCTGCCCGGCCCAGGCGTGGGCACTGCGCAACTCCGCGGCGGGTTACCGACCTCCGCCGGCGTGA